The genomic window tccagtattcttgcctggagaatccgcatggacagaggagcctggcgggctacaggccgtggggtcccaaagagttgggcaagactgagaaggcgatggcaccccactccggtactcttgcctggagagtcccatggacggaggagcctggtgggctgcagtccatggagtcacggagggtcggacacgactgagcgacttccctttcacttttcactttcatgcattggagagggaaatggcaacccactccagtgttcttgcctggagaatcccagggacgggggagcctggtgggctgccatctctggggtcgcacagagtcggacacgactgaagcgacttagcagcagcagcagagcgactgagcacacacagcaagtGTTAGCGCCATAACTTAAAGCATCACAAGTATAATGTAGAATCTCTGTCCTTGACGAAGTGTCAACTTGGCGTAAGCAGCCACAGATACCAGCTAATGCGCGCCCAGTCATCCGGTATCTGGCTTGCGGGGGAACCATGGAGAAAGGCCAGCCTCCGGGCTTCCTAGAGAGGCACCGAGAGCGCCAGTTGGGAGCGCTTCCGCCTTAGCTACGTTCGGTGCTGGCACTCGCGCTCGCCGAGTTGCCGGGAATTCCGCGATCCTGTTCCCGGGTGGCGCAGTCCTCATCCTGGAGCTTGCCGAGCAGAGGCCTCTGAAGCTCCCCGAGCCTGAGCACAgccctctgctggagaggagcaATCGATCTTTCTGCCCTGAAGGGCCGGCCCGACCTCCTTCCTCTGACTCGCGGTACTCAGGGTAGGGACCAGTCACGTTTGGAGTCGCCTGTTTCCCAGGGTGGAGTGTTCACATCCGGATGCGGGCTTCGGTTCTCATCGCCCAACTAGGAAGTTGTTTGTTTTACCCTTTCCTCCCGGGGCCAGAACTCCGCTTGCATTTTGTTCTGCAGCCCTTGCAGAGATCCAGAGGCCTGTATTACCCTACTTTCTCTGCAAAAGCTTGTTTGGGATCTTTGCCAACCATGGTCAATAGAAGCATTCAGTGCAGACTACGTAGTAATGCATTCAAAGTGGGCCAGGGATTTTCTTAAAAGTCAGATGTTCTGCAGTCCTTGACTCTTGCTTCAGAGATTCTTTCTAGGAATTTCTGGCCTCATCAGGCAAATTTGTAGAGTGTACAAAGGAGCAGTGGCAGCGCGCAGTGCATCGCTGTCAGGGGTGCAATGAGAACATCCAGAGTGTTCTGAGAATATCTTTCCTAGGGTAGTGGTGAGGAGACTGAgggaggaagaggtggcaagtgtGAGAAACAAGATAGGGTTAGTCTCACTGTGGTTCTTCCTCCGCTTAGCTCTCCAGGTTTTTGCTTTTCCAAACAGAAAGGGCAGTGCATGAAGCCAGGAGTCATCAGCCATTCTCCAGACATTGTCCCAGGTGAGCTgagttttttttccagctttccaCATTCAGAACAGATATGAAAGGGCATTACAGGACATGCCTTGGCCAGTCCTGTGCTTAGCTTTGCATCCATCAAAGagtatggcaaaggagtttgttAGGGGAGTTAATGAGGGAGACTAGAATAAATTTGGAAGGATCAGGTGTGAAAAGAGGGAAGCACCAGCCTAGAAATTCTAGAAAGTGAGAATCTACATCCAGGCAGACCGCGAGGATGCTGCACAGATGAACAGGTTTGGCCTGACCAGGGGGCTCATTAGAAAGGCAGAACCtcatctactgaatcagaatctacatTTGTACAGTATCTGGGGAATTAATGGGCAAGTTAAAATTTGGGGAGCACTAGTCTGTGTGGCAATACACAGAGGAAGGCCACCTCCTGAGATTAAACAGACATGCCCACAGGAGGAGTTTGCTCTGCAGACCACAGAGTCAGGGTGCAATGAAACCCAAAATGGGAGCATTGGAGGGTGTGGATTGATGAGAGAGGTGAATTCTTGGACGAGTGCTGAGTTTGGCGCTGAAGCCAGTGCCTCTAAGTCCACTGCAAAAACTGCAGCTTAATCTGTGTTGAAAGGCTGTATTCATTGTTGGCACAAATTCATGCAGCATTAAAGGACATTTTCCCTCTCAAGTTTTCTTACTGATGGAGGATGATTTCAGTGAATTTCTCTCCAGAGTCCTAGACCATGCAATGAGAAAGCTGGTGTGTCATGTAATGGATGTATCATAAAATGAGAAAGCTCCATCCCAGAAACTTAAGAGCAGTGTGTATTTGGTTCATTTTTCTGGACCTTGGACCATCCACTTCTGTTTCAGCACTTAAGCCAACATCAGTTCCATGTTAGGAAAAATTTTAACATCTTTGGGGTCAGTCTTTTCTCTCCAGGGGCTTTGCCTAAAGTATGGTAGTCATGGGGGATTATGTTCCACTAAGAAACCCCCCAactgaggaattccctggcagtccagtggttaagactctgggcctccactgcagtgggtgtgggtttaatccctggtcagggaactaagatctaagATCTAAGATCTCTGATCTAAGATCTAAGATCTAAGATCTCTGTGGTGGGGCCAAACAAACCCCAAGTGACAGTGGCTTAAACAGGGAAAAAGCCTCTCTCTCACACCAGAGAAGTCTGGGAGAGGCAGTCTAGGGTGAGTGTGATGGCTCCACTACCATCACACATCCAGGTTCTTTCTATCTTTCTGCTCCACCATCCTAGCACTGGCTCTCCTGCCCAAGGTTACTTAGTCTAAGGCGGCTGCTTGATCTCCAGCATTCATCTGCATTCCACCTAGAAGAGGAGATGCTAAAAATGCAAACCTCTCAGCTGTTCTCTTTTAGAAACCTCTTAGAAgtgagatagatggatggatagatatatTAATAACTGTCAGTCTTTGCTACAATCTCTTATGAGAAACATTTGCTATTTGGAATCATCTAGGAAGTTCCCCCAATCTCATCTGTTGTTGTAATAAGTGCTGAGATTTATATATTATCATGTGCCAGGTGATGTTTGCTTTACACATACTAATTCATTCCATCCTTACAAGAGCCTCATCAGCTTGGTATTGCTAGTATCAGAGTtttttagatgaagaaattgaggcacaaAAACTTAAGTGTCTCATCTAAGTTTGTACAGCTAATGGCTATAGTGGTGGAATTTGAACCTAGGGAGTATGACTGTAGAGCTGGGCTTGTCAACCTTAGCACTGTTGATGTTTCAGGCCAGGTAATCCTTTGTTGTGGGGGACCCTCCTGTGTACTGTAGGCTGTTAAGTAACATGCATCCGTGGCCTCTAACCactaggtgccagtagcatcACGACCCCCCGGAGGTTGTGGCAACGAAAACGAAAACGAAAACCGGCTCCAGACATTGCCACATATTCCCTGCTGGGCACAATTGCCCCCCACTGAGAACCACAGCTCTAAAGTCTCTGCTGTTTGCCATGAAATCTGTGCTGCCTCTGAAACCTACTTCCCATGTAGGGGAATCAGCAGCCCCactgattctttaaaaatgtatctgtcttattttggctttgctgggtcttcgctgctgcacacGGGCTCTCCCTAGTTGTAggggcgggggctgctctctggtggTGTGGGCTCCTAATtgtcgtggcttctcttgttgcaggccaccggctctagagcgcaggctcagtagttgtggtgtacggGGTTAGTTCCCCCACGCCATGtgaaatctttctggaccagggcttgaaccccagtcctctgcattagcaggcagagtcttaaccactggaccatgagggaagtcccctgtTAATTTAATAATGGAGAGGGAGGAAGTGTCAGCAAAGGAATGAAGCAGAATGATGAGAGATGGAGCTGGATGTTGAGAATCTGCATATTGAAGAGAACAGAACAAAGGGTACATAAGTAATTAGAGAGGTGTGGAGGGTGGAAGCCCTAATGTGAGGGAAGATGGTCAGGGCTGTGCTCTCAACTGCTGACTCTCGAGGAAGTAGAGGCAGAATATTAACATTCAGGGTCAGCAGTGTCTGTTCTCCACTCTTCAGTAAGGGAGCCACTAGCTACAGGTGCCTATTtagattaaaatgaattaaaattagaaatccaGTTCATCAGTCACACTAGCCAACTTTAGATTTCCTGGTCAAGGTGTTATCTGATTTCTTCACTGTATAGTTATTATTTTTCCCCCTGCAACTGATTGGGAATCATTTAAAATCATGCAGATACCCTGCTCATCAACATTTCCTCCTAGATTTTGCACCTAGCAGTGGTTCTTGTCTAAATGTGTCTTTACAGTGATGGCTACAAGTCCTCTGCTTCTTCTTTGGTGGCTCTTTTTTCCAGGACACGCCCTCCCTGAAGTTCAGGCCCCTCCCTTTGCCTCCAGCTAGGGCTTGAGAAGAAGCCTGTTGTTTCAGGAGCCAGTGACCTTTGAGGACGTGGCTGTGTACTTCACCCAGAGCCAATGGGCCAGCCTGGTCTCTGCGCAGAGGGCTCTGTACAGGGAGGTGATGCTGGAGAATTACGCAAACATAACTTCCTTGGGTGAGTCCTCCTTCCTTCCTAAAACTCAGCTGCTGCCCTTGGGGGCTCCTGGCTTCCTCTATAATGTATCTGGGATCTCTATTACCACCAGAATTGATGCTCCATGAGCTGAGCTCCCCGATCCTCAGTTGCAGGAGTAACTAACTACTAGAGAAAGATCTGGGTTCATTTCAGTTTTAAACAAGACTTCCCCGAAATTCTGTGgcactccagtggttaggactccacactgccaagggtgcgggttcaatccttgattggggaacttagatcccacaggTTTAGCAGTGTGGccaaagtggctcagtcatgtcccactctttgcgaccccatggactgtagcctaccatgctcctccatccatgggattttccaggcaagagtactggagtgagttgccattgccttccagtCTTCCTGCTTTCCCCATGGGAATTCTCCTGGGAGGGGCTTTGCCCTGGGGTCAGAGCACTGAGAAGGTTCCATATTCGTTCCTTCACTCTTTCAGTTCCCTGATGGAGACTGTGGCCCCATCTTCTCTGTGTGAGTCTCCTAAGGCCTTCTGTACACACTTCCAGTGACAATGTGGACTTCCTGTGCTCTCAGAACCGGAATAAGCTTCCTAGGCAAAACAGTTTGAGCCCTCCTTTCATCCCCCGAGTCTCTCCACACTGGCCTCCCTTCGTCTCCTGGGACGTCACTGCTTTTTCCACCTGGCAAAGCAGAGGGTAGACTGAGAGGGGTCCTAGGAGACCGTCCTCAACTTTCTATTCCTTTTCTGTGTCCTTCAACAGCATTTCCATTCCCCAAATCAGATCTGATCTTCTGGCTGGAGCGAGGGGAAGAACCAGGGCGCCTGGATCCCTGGACACTGGTCGGGAGAGAGCGCCCGAGAGGTACCTGCAGAGGTAAGCAGGAGaacctgccattctcttctccatagAGCttcagccccaaactggaaaagacTTGTCCAGAcctttcattttctgtcattcttCTTTGTAAAGCTAAAGGATTTCAAACCTTCAGTAGTGCAGATAGACTTCTGTTGATTAACTTACGAATATATACAAAACAGAGAACTTGTTTCTGTAAGGACattttgtatgtgtttgtgtgtgtgtgtgtcagacaGAAACTGTCGCAGAAGAATGTACTTTTTATAGATTCCTAAACGCTGAATTAGGAAGTAGCTTTTGAAAGAAACCCTGTTTATTTTGGGGAGTGTTTTTCTACTTTTGTTAAAACAAATGCCGTTGGCATCTTGATAGAGATTGCGTTGACTCTCTAGATGACTTTCGGcagtattgactttttttttttttaagattaatctATTTATGGTTGTGCTGGGGCTTCCTTGATGTGTTCAGGTTTTCTCTGTTACAACGAGCAGAGGCTACTCCTCCTTGTGGCGCAAGGCTTTtctgttgcagtggcttctcttgtcgcggaGCACAGGggctggagcacaggcttagtcgtTGCGGCggacaggcttagttgccccgaggcatgtgagCTCTTCcgggaacagggattgaacccatgttcctggcattggcaggtggattcttaaccagtggactgccagggaagtccagtgctGACATTTAAACAGTGTTCTCCCAGCTCACGAACATGGaatatttcccatttatttctgtcttcttttgtCGTTTTCATCCATgtcttgtagttttcagagtaGAGATCTTTCAACCCCTCGGTTAaatttactcctaagtattttagtGTTTTCAATGCTGTTATAAATGGGatcaatttctttatttctcagaaaactcattgttagtgtatagaaagtATTCAGATTTCTATATGTGAATTgtatatcctgcagctttactgaattcactgattagATTTAACTGTTCTTTTTGTTGAGTCTGAatgattttctatattttaaatcttGTTATCTGCAAATAGAACAAAttgtatttcttccttcccaattctggtaccttttctttctttcttttttctttattttttgtctgtttgctttATGTAGGATTTTCAGCACTGTGTTACATTGGAGTGGTGAGAGCGGACGCTCTTGTAcctaatcttaaaggaaaaactTTCAACCTTTCACtcttgagtatgatgttagctgtgggcgtTTCATTTATGGCCTTTTTTATGTTGACATATGTTCCTTCCCTGTggcagtggtttagttgctaagtcatgtccaactcttgtgaccccctggacaatagcctgcctggctcctctgtccatgagattctccagggttagaatactggaatgggttgccatttccttctccaggggatcttctcaacctcaGAATCAAACTAgtaactcctgcattgcaggcagatttaccaactgagctacaagggaaacccatgTTCCTTCTCTACCTAATTTGTTAAGGGTTTTTATggtgaatgaatgttgaattttgtgaaattcttttcctttacctattgaaagtgaaagtcgctcagttatgtcaactctttgcaaccccatggactatacagtccatgaaattctccaggccagagtactagagtgggtagcctttcccttctccaggggatcttcccagcccagggatcgaacccaggtctcctgcattgcaggaggagtctttaccagctgagccacaagggaattcctggagtgggaagcccacaggggaaaaatactggagtgggtagcctatctcttctccagagatcttcccgacccaggaatcgaacgggggtctcttgcattgcaggcacattctttaccaactgacctttCAGGGTAGCCTTTAACTATTGAGATGGTCAtatgattcttttctttcattctattcATGTGAAGTTTCACATCAATTGATTTGTGGAAAGCATGTTTATTTATTGGGAATGAGTGGtttccttttatgtcttttgGCTGAGGGATCTTCATTCCTCAGCCAGGGAATAGAGGAACCCCTGCcctgctgcagtggaagcacagagtcctaaccactgggctgccagggaattgaAGTTAAATGTAAAGAACTATCCACAGATTAGGTGGATAGTCTTTCTCATTCAGTCGCCCCTGTTCTTAAACTCCCTCAATCCCTAATGCTATTCAGAACCTCTGTAAACCAAGTGCCCCTTTCTGACTCACCCCTATTCTGTCTTCATCTAGTGCCTTTAGATTGACTGCAACACTTGAGCCCACCTTGATATAAAAAGCTTTCCCAGGGGCCCACCTGCAGTTGTCAGTGTCTCGCTTTGCCACAGCTGCACATTGTCCATTTAGCCTGTCAACAGCTTTGTCCAGTAGGACTTTTCTGGAGCGATGGAAATGTTATGtatctgcactgtccaatatgggAGCCGTTAGCCACATGAGCATTTGAAATGTTGGTgatacaactgaggaactgaCTTTTTAACTTTGTTCCATTTTaattaaatagccacatgtggttgATGGCCCTAATCAGACAATGCAGCCTATAACAATTTTAAACACAGCCTCCAGCTGCCTCTTTTAGTTTCTAGATCAGTGGCTGTCAAACCCTAGTGTGCATCAGAAACACTTGCAGTGCTTGTTAAACACAGACTGCTGGACGCCACCTCCAGAAATTCTAGTTTGGTAGACTAGGGTAGGGCCTGGGAACCTGCATTTCTAATGAGTTCCCAAACCATGATGGTcctgggaccacactttgaaGACCTCTGTTCTTGAGAATCTTgaactgtgtttttaaaattctgggtTGCAACTCCTTAGTGCGTTTgctcatcatttaaaaattagactAGATTGGGCTAGACTTAAATAAAATAGACCAAACTAGTATAAAATCCGTCGTATATTCATCATTCTTATTAAGGGTCGTGTTCTTCAAAACTCTTGTTTCCATGGGATCTAAACAGTGAGTCAAGGTCAGAAACACTTCACTAAGCTAGCAGTTTCACTTGGCAGATCCTTGGTGCCTGGAAAGGCAAACATGACTTCTCTGTTGTGGCGCACCGGTAAGAGTGTGGGTCCCCTTTCCCCACCAGTGGCCGTCTGCAGTCTTAGAAGGGTCTGAACCAGCcatgtcttttttccttccaCAGTTAAGTCTCTCTCCCACTGGACAGCACACAGGTTTCGCAATTACGGTCCTTTTATGAACCCCTCACGATCTGCAGTGTTACACACTGTCCTTTCCCCAGTCAGGCTTGcaatataaaacatttctttaaacattACAGGATATTCTAAAGCATTCAAACAGTTTCTTGCCTTGACGGGGGCCTTGAGATCCGCTGTTGCAAACAGCATCTTCCAGCCCTCTGGATGCTGTGTGCTGTGAGAGCTGCTTACCCAGCTCTTTTTGCTCCAGTTTAAAGATCTTCTTCTTCACCCTCAGCTccatctgctttcttttcttttggccacGCATTGtgatttgtgggatcttagttctcgaccagggattgaacccagggccacaGAAATGAGAAtgctaagtcctaaccactggattgccaggtcattcccttcctctgcttttttaattGCTTCCCATTCAGCATTTTCTCCACCCTAttcctgttttttcttcttccatttgtcTCCACTAATAGTTTTTGCTGTCTGTACTGATTTTGTTGTCCTAATGGCATTGCTTGCTTTCTCTACCtccaatatttttacttttccttcagGGTATCATCAGGAGGCTATGTCTCTCTCCAAAAGTACACATGTCCTGGTCATGGCATTAATAGTACTGCTTAATCCCTTTCTCCTTTCAGCATAACTAGATGActgttatgttttcttttgtttctttttttggatacctttatcattatataataccctttttttttgttatagtctttgttttaaactGTATTGTGTCtggtatgagtattgctactccagctttctttttatttccatttccatggactatctttttccatcccttcactttcagtgtttgtgtgtctttattacttatttaaaatttttatttcatattagaatacagttgattaacagtgttgtgtttcagatgtacagcagagtgattcagtgatATCATGTAATGTTTTCATCATGCTAGGTGGTGAAACCAAGACAGAACGGAGGGCAGACTGCAGAGCTGGGCATTTCAAAGGGACCAGAGTCTCACAAGTTGATAACGGAGGTGCTGCTGGTGGATGTTCCCAGGCACCCTCTCTTTGAGAACAGCTTAGAGAAGCTGCAGCTGTTTGACCCAGGGAAGGAAAAATACTCAAAGAACGGCGATTTCACAGATTTGCCAGTCCAGGATCATCCATCCTTCAATGTTGAAAGAGAAGAGATAGCCAGACAATTGGAAGGAAGCTGTGGTATCTGCATGCATCTCATTATTAAGCAGGGCCTCCCTAGAGAACAGGTATTTTATAATTGTGGTGAGTGTGGCAGATATTTCAACCAACATTCAGACCTTCACCAGCATCAGAGAATTCAGATGGACAAGAGGCCCTACAAATGCAAAGAATGTGGCAAAGCCTTCAGTTATAACTCAAAACTGTCACGGCACCAGAAGATCCACACTGGGGAGAAACCGTACCCTTGCCAGGAATGTGGACAAGCCTTCAGTCAAAACTTGCACCTCCTTCAGCATCAGAAACTCCACGGGGGAGAGAAGCCCTATGAATGTAAGGACTGTGGGAAAACCTTCAGGTACAACTCAAAACTTATCCAGCATCAGTGAATCCACACTGGGGAGAAACCCTTTAAGtgtaaggaatgtgggaaggCTTT from Capricornis sumatraensis isolate serow.1 chromosome 10, serow.2, whole genome shotgun sequence includes these protein-coding regions:
- the ZNF619 gene encoding LOW QUALITY PROTEIN: zinc finger protein 619 (The sequence of the model RefSeq protein was modified relative to this genomic sequence to represent the inferred CDS: inserted 2 bases in 1 codon; substituted 2 bases at 2 genomic stop codons), with product MKPGVISHSPDIVPAAFPFPKSDLIFWLERGEEPGRLDPWTLVGRERPRGTCRGGETKTERRXQTAELGISKGPESHKLITEVLLVDVPRHPLFENSLEKLQLFDPGKEKYSKNGDFTDLPVQDHPSFNVEREEIARQLEGSCGICMHLIIKQGLPREQVFYNCGECGRYFNQHSDLHQHQRIQMDKRPYKCKECGKAFSYNSKLSRHQKIHTGEKPYPCQECGQAFSQNLHLLQHQKLHGGEKPYECKDCGKTFRYNSKLIQHQXIHTGEKPFKCKECGKAFGCNYDRVIHERIHTGEKPYECKECGKSFSSNSVLIQHQRIHTGEKPYKCKECSKAFRRSSLFLQHQRFHTGEKLYKCNECWKTFSCSSHFIVHQRIHTGEKPYECQECGKAFNQKITLVQHQQDHTGEKPXECKVCGKSFRWSTSFIHHQKPHTRKKPDQVTRPSPVKPCRPTSVLSPPSPRHARPAPATPGAPLSCPRAPLLPPSVPLFLLLLLTC